The following are encoded in a window of Castanea sativa cultivar Marrone di Chiusa Pesio chromosome 5, ASM4071231v1 genomic DNA:
- the LOC142637446 gene encoding GDSL esterase/lipase 4-like: protein MASISIHFSILAFFCATLLIIPYTCLAKLPENHAALFIFGDSLFDAGNNNYINAHKSDFWPYGRSFFKHPTGRGCDGRVVPDFIAEYANLPLIKPYLQLGFKNYTDRVNFASAGAGVLPETRPGAINLELQLSYFEEVEKKLKQQLGDAAAKKLLSKSVYLFSIGSNDYMIITSSVNQSNVITSSYKKKYVTMVLGNFTSVIKKVHKMGGRKFGFQNVGPIGCMPFTKASLGITSDCAHEPSVMAKMHNIALPKLLKKIQRQLPGFKYALYDYYTTLAIRTLYSTKFGFKVGKSACCGSGTYNGEFTCGGKNGTVKYELCSKPSEYVWFDAAHPTESANRQLANLFWNGHPKITGPYNLKKLFDIL, encoded by the exons ATGGCAAGTATAAGCATACACTTTAGTATACTGGCCTTTTTTTGTGCCACCCTTCTCATTATTCCTTACACTTGCCTTGCTAAGTTGCCAGAAAACCATGCCGCATTGTTCATATTTGGAGACTCTCTCTTTGACGCTGGAAACAATAACTACATCAATGCCCACAAATCAGACTTCTGGCCATATGGTAGGAGCTTCTTCAAGCACCCCACTGGTCGAGGCTGCGATGGCCGGGTTGTACCTGACTTCATTg CTGAGTATGCAAACTTGCCATTGATCAAACCATATCTGCAGCTAGG CTTCAAAAACTATACTGATAGGGTTAACTTTGCATCTGCTGGGGCTGGTGTTCTTCCTGAGACTCGTCCAGGAGCG ATAAACCTTGAATTGCAACTAAGCTATTTTGAGGAGGTAGAGAAGAAGTTAAAGCAGCAGCTAGGTGATGCAGCAGCCAAGAAGTTGCTATCAAAATCTGTTTACTTATTTAGCATTGGCAGCAACGATTACATGATCATCACATCATCTGTGAACCAATCCAATGTAATAACTTCTTCTTACAAGAAGAAATACGTGACAATGGTGCTTGGCAATTTCACCTCTGTGATCAAG AAAGTACATAAAATGGGAGGTAGGAAATTTGGGTTCCAAAACGTGGGGCCTATAGGATGTATGCCTTTCACCAAAGCCTCATTGGGGATTACCAGTGATTGTGCCCATGAACCTTCGGTAATGGCAAAAATGCACAACATAGCCCTACCCAAACTCCTCAAGAAGATACAAAGACAGCTACCAGGTTTCAAATATGCACTATATGATTACTACACCACCCTAGCTATAAGAACACTTTACAGTACAAAATTTG GTTTCAAGGTTGGGAAGAGTGCATGCTGTGGCAGTGGGACATACAATGGGGAGTTCACATGTGGAGGGAAAAATGGGACAGTGAAGTATGAGTTATGCAGCAAACCCAGTGAATATGTGTGGTTTGATGCTGCACATCCAACTGAAAGTGCCAACAGACAATTAGCCAACTTATTTTGGAATGGACATCCAAAAATCACAGGGCCTTACAATCTAAAGAAGCTATTTGACATCCTGTAG